The following are encoded in a window of Rhizobium sp. WYJ-E13 genomic DNA:
- a CDS encoding hemolysin III family protein: protein MGEINGIRWAYDRYELIADGIVHGVGLFFALIGATVLIFYATVWSPAGAVVAAWIYGVGLVLTLAISFSYNIWPVSRTKWYLRRFDHSAIFILIAATYTPFLERGADDPLLWGMLVLIWLIAAFGIFVKCVFPGKYDRLAILLYLAMGWSGILVAGPVASRIPYASMLLIVIGGIIYSLGVIFHVWERLRFQNAIWHGFVVAAAAVHYSAVLTCFSLSVPTL, encoded by the coding sequence ATGGGCGAAATCAACGGCATTCGTTGGGCGTACGACAGGTATGAACTGATCGCCGACGGCATCGTTCACGGCGTCGGCCTGTTCTTTGCCCTGATCGGCGCCACCGTGCTGATCTTCTACGCCACCGTCTGGAGCCCCGCCGGCGCGGTCGTCGCCGCTTGGATCTACGGCGTCGGGCTCGTGCTGACGCTTGCCATTTCCTTTTCCTATAATATCTGGCCGGTTTCTCGCACCAAATGGTATCTGCGCCGGTTTGACCACTCGGCGATCTTCATCCTGATCGCCGCCACCTACACACCCTTTCTGGAGCGTGGCGCCGACGATCCGCTTTTGTGGGGTATGCTGGTCCTCATCTGGCTGATCGCCGCCTTCGGCATCTTCGTCAAATGCGTCTTTCCGGGCAAATACGACCGGCTGGCAATCCTGCTCTATCTCGCCATGGGCTGGAGCGGCATATTGGTGGCGGGACCCGTCGCCTCGCGCATTCCCTATGCCTCAATGCTGCTGATCGTCATCGGCGGTATCATCTATTCGCTGGGCGTCATCTTCCATGTCTGGGAGAGGTTGCGCTTCCAGAATGCCATTTGGCACGGCTTCGTGGTGGCCGCTGCCGCCGTGCACTATTCGGCCGTGCTGACCTGCTTCAGCCTGTCCGTCCCCACCTTGTGA
- a CDS encoding DUF1697 domain-containing protein, whose translation MAVYIALLRAVNVGGTGSLPMTELKALCEELGFADVRTYIQSGNVLFRSDEAEKAVEEKLDAALGKKMGRRPGVMVRGRKEIDGIVAKAPFPEAKPNFLLVYFLPEAAASDALDKMVAPDGEEAKLAGREIYVHYPIGSGRSKLKLPALKPGTSRNLNTVRKLADMAAEMENN comes from the coding sequence ATGGCCGTCTATATCGCCCTGCTTCGCGCCGTGAATGTGGGCGGCACAGGCTCCCTGCCGATGACCGAATTGAAGGCGCTCTGTGAAGAGCTCGGCTTTGCCGATGTGAGGACATACATCCAGAGCGGCAATGTGCTGTTTCGCTCGGATGAGGCCGAAAAGGCGGTCGAGGAGAAGCTCGACGCGGCTCTCGGGAAAAAGATGGGCAGGCGGCCGGGCGTGATGGTACGCGGCCGCAAGGAGATCGACGGCATCGTCGCCAAGGCGCCCTTCCCCGAGGCCAAGCCCAATTTTCTGCTGGTCTATTTCCTGCCGGAGGCAGCCGCCTCCGATGCGCTTGACAAGATGGTGGCACCGGATGGTGAAGAAGCGAAGCTTGCCGGGCGCGAGATCTATGTGCACTATCCCATCGGCTCCGGCCGCTCGAAGCTGAAGCTGCCGGCGCTGAAGCCCGGGACCTCCCGCAACCTCAACACCGTGCGCAAGCTCGCCGACATGGCGGCTGAGATGGAAAACAACTAA
- a CDS encoding MarR family winged helix-turn-helix transcriptional regulator, translating into MRHPPISELTSHLGYWMRMVSNQVSLAFAKKLEAKDVTVAEWVVMRELYDVEALAPSRLAERMGMTRGAISKLADRLIDKALIARNASPDDGRAQSLALTAEGRRLVPELAALADTNDAEYFGHLQPDERQMIEDMLRAIAERRDIRTIPVE; encoded by the coding sequence ATGCGGCATCCACCAATCTCTGAGCTCACCTCGCATCTCGGTTATTGGATGCGGATGGTTTCCAACCAGGTGTCGCTGGCATTCGCAAAAAAGCTGGAGGCCAAGGATGTCACAGTTGCCGAATGGGTCGTGATGCGCGAACTCTACGATGTCGAGGCGCTTGCACCGAGCCGGCTAGCGGAGCGCATGGGCATGACACGGGGCGCGATCAGCAAGCTCGCCGACCGGCTGATCGACAAGGCATTGATCGCGCGCAATGCCAGCCCCGATGACGGCCGGGCACAGTCACTGGCGCTGACTGCGGAAGGCCGGCGGCTGGTGCCGGAACTGGCCGCCCTCGCAGACACCAATGATGCGGAATATTTCGGCCATCTGCAGCCTGATGAAAGACAGATGATCGAAGACATGCTGAGGGCCATCGCCGAACGGCGGGACATACGCACCATACCGGTCGAATAG
- a CDS encoding TraR/DksA family transcriptional regulator: MDMKSQEKILRDRWHELTARLRKIDADLSRTKPADDEDRATENENDEVLEGLGQAGEDELRAIDAALERLARGTYGTCARCGAQISEARLAVLPQTPLCEDCAADM; encoded by the coding sequence ATGGATATGAAATCTCAGGAAAAGATCCTGCGCGACCGCTGGCACGAACTGACAGCGCGCCTGCGCAAGATCGACGCGGACCTCAGTCGCACCAAGCCCGCCGATGATGAGGACCGCGCTACCGAAAACGAGAATGACGAGGTGCTGGAAGGTCTCGGCCAGGCCGGCGAGGACGAGCTTCGCGCCATCGACGCCGCCCTCGAACGCCTCGCCAGGGGCACCTATGGTACGTGCGCCCGCTGCGGGGCACAGATCTCCGAAGCCCGCCTTGCGGTCCTGCCGCAGACGCCGCTTTGCGAGGATTGCGCGGCAGACATGTGA
- a CDS encoding VOC family protein → MDRRKFLALATGGTLAATAGTPFNSLANSRANSRAGDHPMTSSERSYALTRPAYIDQSHLVVKDLVAVSGFYQKMLGLSVLERTASGEVLGVAGLPLLTLTTDRDAREAPRNAAGLFHTAFLMPNRTELARWLRHAAHNNVVLDGASDHLVSEAIYLSDPEGNGIEIYADRPHESWKFHQDGMVEMATLRLDLQALYNSAPDDAWGGMVDGTAIGHIHLQVGDIPQADVFYRDVLGLKLMARYPGASFFASGGYHHHLGANIWNSRGAGTRVDNMTGLSDYTIRFNDQETLGKAVAKLDELEIKSEKRNGGFFLRDPWGIGLTLSA, encoded by the coding sequence ATGGACCGGCGAAAATTCCTCGCGCTCGCTACGGGCGGCACACTTGCCGCCACCGCCGGTACGCCTTTCAATTCCTTGGCCAATTCCAGGGCCAATTCCAGGGCAGGAGACCACCCCATGACGTCATCAGAACGATCCTATGCGCTGACGCGCCCTGCCTATATTGACCAGTCGCATCTGGTGGTGAAAGACCTGGTCGCGGTCTCCGGTTTCTATCAGAAGATGCTCGGCCTTTCGGTGCTCGAAAGGACCGCAAGCGGCGAAGTCCTTGGCGTCGCCGGCCTGCCGCTTCTGACGCTGACGACCGACCGGGATGCGCGCGAAGCGCCCCGCAACGCCGCCGGCTTGTTTCACACCGCCTTCCTCATGCCCAACCGCACCGAGCTGGCGCGCTGGCTGCGCCATGCCGCGCATAATAATGTCGTGCTCGACGGCGCATCCGACCATCTGGTCAGCGAGGCGATCTATCTCTCCGATCCCGAAGGCAACGGCATCGAAATCTATGCCGACCGGCCGCACGAGAGCTGGAAATTCCACCAGGATGGCATGGTGGAAATGGCGACGCTGCGGCTCGACCTCCAGGCGCTCTATAACAGCGCGCCTGATGATGCCTGGGGCGGCATGGTTGACGGCACCGCCATCGGCCACATCCATTTGCAGGTCGGTGACATTCCGCAGGCAGACGTCTTCTACCGCGACGTGCTCGGCCTGAAGCTGATGGCGCGTTATCCGGGTGCGAGCTTCTTTGCGAGCGGCGGCTACCACCACCATCTCGGCGCCAATATCTGGAACAGCCGCGGCGCCGGCACGCGCGTCGACAACATGACCGGGCTTTCCGACTACACGATTCGGTTCAACGATCAGGAAACGCTCGGCAAGGCCGTCGCAAAGCTCGACGAGCTGGAGATCAAGAGCGAGAAGCGCAACGGCGGCTTCTTCCTTAGAGATCCGTGGGGTATCGGGCTTACGCTGTCGGCCTGA
- a CDS encoding polysaccharide deacetylase family protein: MNHLLLGSALLLAASSAFAAEVPPAVPAHPPAAAGLKLVEPHLHIARSNIAGHARVALTFDACMGDADERILSTLVDERIPATIFVTARWLKRNPKAVAVFLRNPDLFELENHGEKHIPAIDKPVLVYGIPSAGSPDAVRQEVEGGAAAMLASGIPAPHWFRGSTAKYDLSAIGQIRAMGYRIAGYSVNGDGGSLLGAAVTEKRISSARDGDVVISHINQPTHAAGEGVARALVDLKAKGTEFVRLQDVADTGDDKTTE; this comes from the coding sequence ATGAACCATCTTCTTCTTGGCTCTGCACTGCTGCTTGCCGCCTCGTCGGCATTTGCCGCGGAAGTTCCGCCCGCCGTGCCTGCCCATCCGCCCGCGGCCGCGGGTCTCAAACTGGTCGAGCCGCATCTGCACATCGCTCGCTCGAACATCGCAGGCCATGCCCGCGTCGCGCTGACCTTTGACGCCTGCATGGGCGATGCCGATGAGCGTATTCTCTCGACGCTCGTCGATGAGCGCATCCCCGCGACGATCTTCGTCACCGCCCGCTGGCTGAAGCGCAATCCGAAGGCCGTTGCCGTCTTCCTTCGGAATCCCGATCTCTTCGAGCTGGAAAACCACGGCGAAAAGCACATTCCGGCGATCGACAAGCCGGTGCTTGTCTATGGCATCCCATCCGCCGGTTCGCCCGATGCCGTCAGGCAGGAAGTCGAAGGCGGTGCTGCCGCCATGCTCGCTTCGGGCATTCCGGCGCCCCACTGGTTCCGCGGTTCGACCGCCAAATATGATCTCTCTGCCATCGGCCAGATCCGCGCCATGGGTTATCGCATCGCCGGCTATTCCGTGAATGGCGACGGCGGCTCGCTGCTCGGCGCTGCAGTGACGGAAAAGCGAATTTCCTCGGCTAGGGATGGCGACGTCGTCATCTCCCACATCAACCAGCCGACCCATGCGGCAGGCGAGGGTGTCGCCAGGGCGCTCGTCGACCTCAAGGCCAAGGGTACGGAGTTCGTCCGCCTGCAGGATGTCGCCGATACCGGCGACGACAAGACGACGGAGTAG
- a CDS encoding S9 family peptidase, with product MTAFKNLPTPPAAEKRPISDTRHGITRTDDYAWLRADNWQAMFKDPSILDPDIRAHLEAENGYMNAAMEDTKPLQKTLFAEMRGRIKEDDSSVPTKDGAYAYGTSYVTGGEQPRYFRIPRDGDVKDETIRAILLDGDKEAAGKAYFRLAGLDHCTDHSRGIWGYDDKGSEFFTLRVRDLSTLEDLSDVIENTGGGGVWAPDGKSFFYSALDENHRPSKVFHHVIGTPQSEDRLVYEEEDAGFFMGVGGSLLDDFIYIDIHDHETSEYRLLSTKDLTAEPKLVAVREEGIEYSLTEGGDVFYILTNDGGAKDFKIMETPVDKPGKENWREVVPHKPGTLIISHMAYARHLLWLERKDGLPQIMIRDRRTGEEHAIAFDEEAYSLGLSGAAEYDTDVIRFSYSSMTTPSQLYDYNMVTRERTLLKTQEVPSGHDPDDYVTRRVFAPAWDGEKVPVTLLYRKDTPLDGTAPCLLYGYGAYGITIPAGFNTNCLSLADRGFVYAIAHIRGGKDKGFAWYEDGKMDKKTNTFKDFIAAADYLKQEKFTSYANIIAEGGSAGGMLMGAVANMAPEKFAGIIAAVPFVDVLNTMLDDTLPLTPPEWPEWGNPIESREEYEQIAAYSPYDNVGAKPYPPILALGGLTDPRVTYWEPAKWVAKLREKTTGVAPILLKTNMDAGHGGASGRFQRLEEIAFEYAFAIKVAGKM from the coding sequence TTGACCGCTTTCAAGAACCTGCCGACCCCGCCCGCCGCTGAAAAAAGACCCATATCCGATACGCGGCACGGCATAACGCGCACCGACGATTATGCCTGGCTACGGGCCGACAACTGGCAGGCCATGTTCAAGGATCCCTCCATCCTCGACCCGGATATCCGTGCCCATCTGGAAGCTGAAAACGGCTACATGAACGCGGCGATGGAAGACACCAAGCCGCTGCAGAAGACGCTGTTTGCCGAGATGCGCGGACGCATCAAGGAAGACGACAGCTCCGTGCCGACGAAGGACGGAGCCTATGCCTATGGCACGTCCTACGTGACAGGCGGCGAGCAGCCGCGCTATTTCCGCATCCCGCGCGATGGCGACGTGAAGGACGAGACGATCCGCGCCATCCTGCTCGACGGCGACAAGGAAGCCGCCGGCAAGGCTTATTTTCGCCTTGCCGGACTCGACCATTGCACCGACCACAGCCGCGGCATCTGGGGCTATGACGACAAGGGTTCGGAATTCTTCACGCTGAGGGTTCGCGATCTTTCGACCCTCGAAGACCTGTCCGACGTGATCGAGAATACCGGTGGCGGCGGGGTTTGGGCGCCCGATGGGAAGAGCTTCTTCTATTCGGCGCTCGACGAGAACCACCGCCCGTCGAAGGTTTTCCACCATGTCATCGGCACGCCGCAGAGCGAAGACCGCCTGGTTTACGAGGAAGAGGATGCCGGCTTCTTCATGGGCGTCGGTGGTTCGCTGCTCGACGACTTCATCTATATCGACATCCACGACCACGAGACCAGCGAATATCGACTGCTCTCGACCAAGGATCTGACGGCCGAGCCGAAGCTGGTCGCCGTGCGCGAGGAAGGCATCGAATATTCGCTGACGGAAGGCGGTGACGTCTTCTACATCCTCACCAACGACGGCGGCGCCAAGGATTTCAAGATCATGGAAACGCCGGTTGACAAGCCGGGCAAGGAAAACTGGCGCGAGGTCGTGCCGCACAAGCCGGGCACGCTCATCATCAGCCATATGGCCTATGCCCGCCACCTGCTGTGGCTGGAGCGCAAGGACGGCCTGCCGCAGATCATGATCCGTGATCGCCGCACCGGCGAGGAACATGCGATCGCCTTCGACGAGGAAGCCTATTCGCTCGGCCTTTCGGGTGCCGCGGAATATGACACCGACGTCATCCGCTTCTCCTATTCCTCGATGACGACGCCCTCGCAGCTCTACGACTACAACATGGTCACGCGCGAGCGCACGCTCTTGAAGACTCAAGAAGTGCCCTCGGGCCACGATCCTGACGACTATGTCACCCGCCGCGTCTTCGCGCCGGCATGGGATGGCGAAAAGGTGCCGGTCACCCTGCTCTATCGCAAAGACACACCGCTCGACGGCACGGCACCCTGCCTGCTTTACGGATACGGCGCCTATGGCATCACCATTCCGGCCGGCTTCAACACCAACTGCCTGTCACTCGCCGATCGCGGCTTCGTCTATGCCATTGCCCATATCCGCGGCGGCAAGGACAAGGGCTTTGCCTGGTACGAAGACGGCAAGATGGACAAGAAGACCAACACATTCAAGGACTTCATCGCTGCCGCTGACTATCTGAAGCAGGAGAAGTTCACGTCTTACGCGAACATTATCGCCGAGGGCGGATCGGCCGGCGGCATGCTGATGGGTGCGGTCGCCAACATGGCGCCGGAGAAATTCGCCGGCATCATCGCCGCCGTTCCCTTCGTCGACGTCTTGAACACCATGCTCGACGACACGCTGCCTCTCACTCCGCCGGAATGGCCGGAATGGGGCAACCCGATCGAAAGCCGCGAAGAATACGAACAGATCGCCGCGTATTCGCCCTATGACAATGTCGGCGCTAAGCCCTATCCGCCGATCCTGGCGCTCGGCGGCCTGACGGATCCGCGCGTCACCTATTGGGAGCCAGCCAAGTGGGTCGCGAAGCTGCGTGAGAAGACGACAGGCGTGGCGCCCATTCTGCTCAAGACCAATATGGACGCCGGCCACGGCGGCGCCTCCGGCCGCTTCCAGCGATTGGAAGAGATCGCGTTCGAATATGCGTTTGCGATCAAGGTGGCAGGCAAGATGTGA
- a CDS encoding universal stress protein, whose protein sequence is MYKKIIVPVEIGGIEKGEKIFRKAAKLLDNGGEIVLLNVIEDIPTYVAVELPGNIVEDAMKEGRDRLNELVAKTGIPATVEVRNGPPANSIIAAAESHDADLVMIASHIPDIYNYFIGATADRVVRHAKCSVLVDR, encoded by the coding sequence ATGTACAAGAAGATCATCGTTCCAGTTGAAATCGGCGGCATCGAAAAAGGCGAGAAGATTTTCCGCAAGGCGGCAAAGCTGCTCGACAATGGCGGTGAGATCGTCCTCCTCAATGTCATTGAGGATATTCCCACCTACGTCGCCGTCGAGCTTCCGGGAAACATCGTAGAAGATGCCATGAAGGAAGGCCGCGACCGGCTGAATGAACTCGTCGCCAAGACCGGCATTCCGGCCACCGTCGAAGTCCGCAACGGCCCGCCCGCCAACAGCATTATTGCCGCGGCGGAAAGCCATGACGCCGATCTCGTCATGATTGCCTCGCACATTCCAGATATCTACAATTATTTCATCGGTGCCACCGCCGATCGCGTGGTGCGACACGCCAAGTGCTCGGTGCTGGTGGATCGATAG
- a CDS encoding GNAT family N-acetyltransferase: MTDTVLIRDATEADLPVVRDIYNHAVEHTTAIWNETLVDLDNRLEWFKTRKGRGFPVIVAETDGKVAGYASYGDWRAFDGYRHTVEHSVYVDKDCRGAGIGEKLMRALIERASAANVHVMIAGIESENAASIKLHEKLGFRIAGTFSEVGIKFGRWLDLTCMELRVPKA, encoded by the coding sequence ATGACCGATACCGTTCTCATCCGGGACGCCACCGAAGCCGATCTTCCTGTTGTCAGGGATATCTACAATCACGCCGTCGAGCACACGACGGCGATCTGGAACGAAACGCTCGTCGATCTCGACAACCGCCTGGAATGGTTCAAGACCCGCAAGGGCAGGGGCTTTCCGGTCATCGTCGCCGAGACGGACGGCAAGGTCGCGGGTTATGCCTCCTATGGCGACTGGCGCGCCTTCGACGGCTACCGCCACACGGTCGAGCATTCCGTCTATGTCGACAAGGATTGCCGCGGTGCCGGCATCGGTGAAAAGCTGATGCGCGCGCTGATCGAGCGCGCGAGTGCTGCCAATGTCCACGTCATGATCGCCGGTATAGAGTCTGAAAATGCTGCCTCCATCAAGCTGCACGAGAAGCTCGGCTTTCGCATCGCCGGCACCTTTTCCGAGGTCGGCATCAAGTTCGGCCGCTGGCTCGATCTGACCTGCATGGAATTGCGCGTCCCGAAGGCCTGA
- a CDS encoding DUF1398 domain-containing protein translates to MDAQQRTIAEECTAASEKDRMSFPQVLGALAGAGFEGYFADLRRTVKIYYLPDGESIEVATGGETPPVAEAFDSAAVGGAVRWAQAAEADYCYKGFCERIMAAGCMGYLVSLPGRRAVYFGRTGEMHVEHFPNR, encoded by the coding sequence ATGGATGCGCAACAGAGAACCATTGCCGAAGAATGTACTGCCGCGTCCGAAAAGGACCGCATGAGCTTTCCCCAGGTGCTCGGCGCACTCGCCGGCGCCGGCTTCGAGGGATATTTCGCCGATCTGCGCCGGACGGTGAAAATCTATTACCTGCCTGACGGCGAGAGCATCGAGGTTGCGACCGGCGGGGAAACCCCGCCCGTTGCCGAAGCCTTCGATTCCGCCGCTGTTGGCGGGGCCGTGCGGTGGGCGCAGGCAGCAGAAGCCGACTATTGCTACAAGGGTTTCTGCGAGAGGATCATGGCCGCCGGCTGCATGGGCTATCTCGTCTCGCTTCCCGGCCGCCGCGCCGTCTATTTCGGCCGCACCGGGGAGATGCATGTGGAGCATTTTCCGAACCGATAG
- a CDS encoding AI-2E family transporter, whose product MDIADGIKKQADRIRLGERHTSAWVRTLREEAEELPPAPVRRVEKDGLDVSMAWAIIGIFGILGLAAVYLMSLILIPITLAVVVGMILGMAAERLSKMGVPRLANASILSISVALIVFLLINSLAGPLATLANEAPDFIDRIIQRMMPYLERIEWLHITPATFQSGPMSIDALLENTGNVLHVVTTNLTPALVQGLIFFVALLFFLASRVSLRKTIIMTFRERAQRLAAIRVINGVEQALGFYFATASLIYVALGVVMTIIAYFGGLPSPVLWGFFAFLSSFIPYLGITMMTFAVAVAGIIAHDGIVIGLIPAAAFFTVHLVMENLIFPAVMGRRLEINPFIVFLAIIFWTWMWGAVGAMLALPLSLIVMTIIDELLIEERPQPQLPK is encoded by the coding sequence ATGGATATCGCTGACGGCATCAAAAAACAGGCTGACAGGATCCGTCTTGGCGAGCGCCATACGAGCGCATGGGTACGAACGCTTCGGGAGGAGGCGGAGGAACTTCCGCCGGCTCCGGTCCGCCGCGTCGAGAAGGATGGGCTCGATGTCAGCATGGCATGGGCCATTATCGGCATCTTCGGCATCCTGGGGCTTGCTGCCGTCTATCTGATGTCGCTGATCCTGATCCCCATCACGCTCGCAGTGGTCGTCGGCATGATCCTCGGAATGGCAGCGGAAAGGCTTTCGAAGATGGGCGTGCCACGGCTTGCCAATGCGTCGATCCTTTCCATTAGCGTCGCGCTCATCGTCTTCCTGCTCATCAATTCGCTTGCTGGACCTCTGGCGACGCTCGCCAACGAGGCGCCCGACTTCATCGACCGCATCATCCAGCGTATGATGCCCTACCTGGAGCGGATCGAATGGCTTCACATCACACCCGCGACCTTCCAGAGCGGCCCGATGTCCATCGATGCGCTACTCGAAAACACCGGCAACGTGCTGCATGTGGTGACGACGAACCTGACGCCCGCTTTGGTGCAGGGACTTATCTTCTTTGTGGCACTGCTGTTTTTCCTTGCGAGCCGGGTGAGCCTGCGTAAGACGATCATCATGACCTTTCGCGAGCGCGCCCAACGGCTGGCAGCCATCCGCGTCATCAATGGTGTGGAACAGGCACTCGGCTTCTATTTCGCCACGGCCTCGCTGATCTACGTGGCGCTCGGTGTCGTGATGACGATCATCGCCTATTTTGGCGGGCTGCCTTCACCTGTTCTCTGGGGCTTCTTCGCCTTCCTGTCGAGCTTCATTCCCTATCTCGGCATCACCATGATGACCTTCGCAGTGGCCGTTGCCGGCATCATCGCTCATGATGGTATCGTCATCGGCCTTATCCCCGCTGCGGCCTTTTTCACCGTACATCTCGTGATGGAGAACCTGATCTTCCCCGCGGTCATGGGCCGGCGACTGGAGATCAATCCCTTCATCGTTTTCCTGGCGATCATCTTCTGGACATGGATGTGGGGGGCGGTCGGCGCGATGCTGGCGCTGCCGCTCTCGCTGATCGTCATGACCATCATCGATGAACTGCTGATCGAGGAAAGACCGCAACCGCAACTGCCGAAGTGA
- a CDS encoding DUF930 domain-containing protein: MPKHLVLFMSFAGLAASSALAVDRAIKKQLEKLDPATRLEQSCDTEAMSRINKDGTGFRPDKVIAYTFKDPIPSDDRLEAPGAVFRSKGDWYHLSYTCITGPQHINVRDLKYKIGDKVPKDKWTKYYLYD; encoded by the coding sequence ATGCCGAAACATCTGGTCCTGTTTATGTCGTTTGCTGGCCTTGCCGCCTCGTCCGCCCTTGCAGTCGATCGCGCCATCAAGAAGCAGCTCGAAAAACTGGATCCGGCCACTCGCCTCGAGCAGAGCTGCGATACCGAAGCCATGAGCCGCATCAACAAGGACGGCACAGGTTTTCGGCCGGACAAGGTCATCGCCTACACATTCAAGGACCCGATCCCGAGCGACGACCGGCTCGAAGCGCCGGGCGCCGTCTTCCGCAGCAAGGGTGATTGGTACCATCTGTCCTACACCTGCATCACCGGGCCGCAGCACATCAATGTGCGCGACCTGAAGTACAAGATCGGGGACAAGGTGCCGAAGGATAAGTGGACCAAATATTACCTCTACGATTGA
- a CDS encoding aldo/keto reductase, with amino-acid sequence MIIEEIADLDISAGTASAIGTRKNVAAGNGSLTERNLGIADVVKEIAAEIGGRPAQVALAWTLTHPAVTSPIMGVKTMAQLEDNLGALDVVLSDEHRARLAEASAIVLGFPDDFLAIPLTRGVMFGEVTIEPRR; translated from the coding sequence ATGATAATCGAAGAGATAGCTGACCTCGATATCAGCGCCGGCACGGCAAGCGCTATCGGCACTCGCAAGAATGTCGCCGCCGGCAATGGTTCGCTGACGGAGCGCAATCTCGGTATTGCCGACGTGGTCAAAGAGATTGCCGCTGAAATCGGCGGGAGGCCGGCGCAGGTGGCGCTTGCCTGGACGTTGACCCATCCTGCGGTCACCTCGCCGATCATGGGCGTCAAGACGATGGCCCAGCTCGAAGACAATCTTGGTGCGCTCGACGTCGTGCTGTCGGATGAGCATCGCGCCCGCCTCGCCGAAGCAAGCGCCATCGTTCTCGGCTTCCCGGACGATTTCCTCGCCATACCGCTGACGCGCGGCGTCATGTTCGGCGAAGTGACAATCGAGCCGCGTCGTTGA